The following coding sequences are from one Aethina tumida isolate Nest 87 chromosome 2, icAetTumi1.1, whole genome shotgun sequence window:
- the LOC109609006 gene encoding methanethiol oxidase, producing the protein MSKTGPGYASPLEAMKGPREEILYVVTVQPNQAPGKSDMLTTVDVDPKSPTYCKIIHRLKTGRENDELHHSGWNICSSCHGCCNVPQRDKLVLPALGSNRIYFVDTGKDPRAPSIHKVLESSAVEKVDCSTLHTTHCLASGQIMISAMGDNQDNGKCDFVLIDGKTLEVTGTWTKGKRAKFAYDFWYQPYFDIMVSSEWGAPKVFKTGFHPSHAADKEAYGRSLNFFSWSKRELIQTIDLGDDGIAPLEVRFLHDPKQSQGFVGCAVNANVFRFYLKPDGTWGADKVIDIKPKKVSGWVGDYIQGMITDIIISLDDKYLYLSNWLHGDVRQYDISDPLNPKLTGQVFLGGMILSDSNVRVLEDPELSEQPKPVIIKGKRFYGSPQMLQLSLDGKRLYVSTSLFSPWDKQFYPDLVKNGGCIVKLDVDTEKGGISLDTDFFVDYSEGPDGPLLPHEMRYPGGDCTSDIWLAD; encoded by the exons ATGTCAAAAACCG GACCTGGATATGCATCCCCATTGGAGGCCATGAAAGGCCCCAGGGAGGAAATATTGTACGTGGTCACAGTACAACCAAATCAAGCACCAGGAAAATCTGACATGTTAACTACCGTAGACGTGGATCCGAAATCCCCAACTTATTGCAAA attattcacAGATTAAAAACCGGACGTGAAAATGACGAACTCCATCATTCCGGTTGGAACATCTGTTCGAGCTGTCATGGATGTTGTAACGTACCTCAACGAGATAAACTCGTGCTCCCTGCATTAGGATCTAACAGGATCTACTTTGTGGATACAGGAAAAGACCCAAGAGCACCTAGCATCCATAAG GTTCTCGAATCATCGGCTGTGGAAAAAGTTGATTGTTCCACACTTCATACAACCCATTGTTTGGCTTCAGGCCAAATAATGATTTCTGCAATGGGAGATAATCAAGATAATGGTAAATGCGATTTCGTTTTAATCGACGGTAAAACTCTTGAAGTAACag GAACTTGGACGAAAGGCAAACGTGCAAAATTCGCCTATGACTTCTGGTACCAACCGTACTTCGACATAATGGTGTCGTCCGAATGGGGTGCTCCAAAGGTGTTCAAAACCGGCTTCCATCCATCCCACGCGGCTGACAAAGAAGCTTACGGAAGAAGCTTGAACTTCTTCTCTTGGAGCAAGCGCGAACTCATTCAAACCATCGATCTAGGGGATGATGGAATTGCTCCTCTAGAAGTCAGATTTTTGCATGATCCCAAGCAAAGTCAAGGTTTCGTTGGTTGTGCCGTCAACGCCAATGTTTTCAG gTTCTATTTGAAACCGGATGGTACTTGGGGTGCAGACAAGGTGATTGATATTAAACCCAAAAAGGTTTCTGGATGGGTTGGTGACTATATTCagg GTATGATAACCGACATCATTATTTCTCTGGATGATAAGTACCTGTATTTATCAAATTGGCTGCACGGTGATGTTAGACAGTACGACATTTCTGACCCACTAAACCCAAAATTAACAG gtCAAGTCTTCTTGGGAGGCATGATTCTCAGCGATTCAAACGTCCGAGTGCTCGAAGATCCGGAACTATCGGAACAACCAAAACCGGTCATTATCAAGGGCAAACGTTTCTATGGTTCACCACAAATGTTGCAGTTATCTCTGGATGGTAAAAGATTGTATGTCAGTACCAGTTTGTTTTCACCCTGGGACAAACAGTTCTATCCGGATTTAgtcaaaaatggtggatgcatcGTGAAATTGGACGTGGACACTGAAAAGGGCGGAATTAGTCTGGATACTGATTTCTTTGTTGATTATTCCGAAGGCCCAGACGGTCCCTTATTGCCTCACGAAATGAG ATACCCAGGAGGAGACTGCACTTCTGATATTTGGTTGGCTgactaa
- the LOC109609011 gene encoding UNC93-like protein MFSD11 → MKFDKSFRNVLHLGLTFMLIFTAFQTMGNIQKNILDSVHKEDPDFNGDGYTSLSIIYAVFSICNWLAPSFINLTGPRFAIFYGAVTYLLFIMSFLMPKDWLLYLMSVVIGTGAAFIWTGQGNYLTLNSTRATMSRNSGIFWAMLQLSMFIGNVFVFFKFKGKDEIEKSTRTFVIWTLSAISLVGLVVGILLRKPPRTDEDDLPEEEVMGGPIDTLKKAIKLFFTKNMLLLSITFCYTGLELGFFSGVYSSCLGFTKQFDNRKELIGLSGIFIGLGEVLGGAFFGILGAKTVKWGRDPIVIAGFLLHIVGFFLIFLNIPNNSPFGDTDESAFITSIPALALFCSFLLGLGDACYNTQIYSILGSVYASNSAAGFAIFKFTQSVAAAICFGYASLVPLYGQLGVLGVLAILGTASFVYVEWTIKREANLQEAPSNERLNKK, encoded by the exons ATGAAGTTTGACAAGAGCTTTCGGAATGTCCTTCATCTCGGGCTTACGTTCATGCTCATATTCACCGCGTTTCAGACAATGGGAAATATTCAG aaaaatattttggatagCGTACACAAAGAAGATCCCGACTTCAATGGCGACGGTTATACCAGCTTGTCCATTATCTATGCAgtattttctatttgtaaTTGGTTAGCGCCTTCGTTCATTAATTTAACTGGACCCCGATTTGCCATATTTTACGGTGCTGTGACATACTT ACTATTTATCATGTCCTTTTTGATGCCGAAGGATTGGCTTTTATACTTAATGAGTGTTGTAATCGGTACCGGTGCAGCTTTTATTTGGACGGGACAGGGTAACTATCTTACTTTAAATTCTACTAGGGCCACAATGTCAAGAAATTCTGGTATATTTTGGGCCATGTTACAGCTCAG CATGTTTATTGGCAACGTGTTTGTGTTCTTTAAGTTCAAAGGCAAAGATGAAATCGAAAAGTCAACGAGAACGTTTGTGATTTGGACCCTGTCGGCAATTTCGTTGGTTGGTCTGGTCGTTGGGATTTTGTTGCGCAAACCTCCACGAACAGATGAGGATGACTTACCAGAAGAGGAAGTTATGGGTGGCCCGATTGATACTTTGAAGAaagctataaaattatttttcaccaAAAACATGCTCTTGCTGAGCATCACGTTTTGCTATACAGGTTTAGAATTGGGATTCTTTAGTGGTGTTTACAGTTCCTGTCTAGGTTTTACCAAACAATTCGACAACAGAAAAGAACTGATTGGCCTGTCCGGTATATTCATTGGACTAGGCGAAGTGCTTG GTGGAGCGTTCTTCGGAATCTTAGGTGCTAAAACCGTCAAATGGGGTAGAGATCCAATAGTGATCGCGGGATTCCTCTTACACATCGTcggattctttttaatatttttgaatataccaAATAACTCACCATTCGGTGATACTGATGAAAGTGCCTTCATCACCAGTATTCCAGCTCTTGCCTTATTCTGTTCCTTCCTGTTGGGGTTAGGAGATGCTTGTTACAACACCCAAATCTACTCAATTTTGGGAAGCGTCTACGCCTCGAACAGTGCAGCTGGATTTGCGATATTCAAGTTCACacaa tcTGTAGCTGCAGCCATATGTTTCGGATATGCTTCTTTAGTCCCATTGTATGGACAGCTAGGAGTTTTGGGGGTGCTGGCGATTTTGGGTACTGCTAGTTTTGTCTACGTAGAATGGACAATAAAGAGAGAAGCGAACCTACAAGAAGCTCCTAGTAATGAaagactaaataaaaaatag